A genomic stretch from Heliangelus exortis chromosome 23, bHelExo1.hap1, whole genome shotgun sequence includes:
- the PRDM2 gene encoding PR domain zinc finger protein 2 isoform X4 yields MWEVYYPNLGWMCVDATDPEKGNWLRYINWARSGKEQNLFPLEINRTIYYKSLKPIAPGEELLVWYNGEDDPEIAAAIEEERASARSRRHSPKAKKGKKKSQESKNKGKKAVDTKQKKGDLDSTSADMRDSKEGHKEEDETPSVSAVLSLEQTAVIQEMVNQDALPKLMIPSPSSEPQMVTEDKQGEAINCASDDLDDDEEEDDDEEEDEEELEDTSMPKENAEMPLMCEEKLDSMEEQKSTSEDSPESSPKKKLIVKIPKARGESNGDVQETFMFPCQHCERKFTTKQGLERHMHIHISTVNHAFKCRYCGKAFGTQINRRRHERRHEAGPKRKPFLTLTSSQHLDNVADNQVIVDEGLKDDLNVSSLVQDSVVLDSEKASQEISHSAFAEENKEPKELHPCKYCKKVFGTHTNMRRHQRRVHERHLIPKGVRRKGFFTEEPPLQTEQAPPVQSVYIASTEIEEEGEVDDVYIMDISSNISENLNYYIDGKIQSNSSTSNCDVIQMESNSADLYGLNCIISPVTVEISSNLKVTQAHVNEPPKEPSNSGSNESKKRRTASPPLVPKIKTEVDPEPIAPTSSLSLPLSISTESLPFHKEKGVYLSSKLKQLLQTQDSKKTPSSEIPKLGPSVTSSSILPPVSSRFKRRTSSPPSSPQHSPVLRDFVKSGEGKTVWNDNVRSSKMPKLESHSSSPAWSLTGREEKETLSPLCFEDYKISKEWKAAPTFGSVCNQQPLDLSSGVKQRSDVKNKNQVPWESVLDLSVQKKPCSDAEMREYKENAIQPTCSGVKKKKPTTCMLQKVLLNEYNGTDAGTDSTPSVNSSTSPSKSLEPQAEPDVDPSLSTSSSVDTQPLSSSASPVPQASAVPPMCQLPPLLTPTNPPSPPPCPPVLTVATSPPPLLPTMPLPTPDVSASATNTSSCPSPLSNTTTQSPLPVLSPTVSPSPSPAPSVEPLISAASPGPPTLSSSSSSSSSSSFSSSSSSSSPSPPPLSVVSSVVSSADNLENPLPVIKQEETENEQQKAREDPHTSSESGVVQETFNKSFVCNVCESPFLSIKDLTKHLSIHAEEWPFKCEFCVQLFRDKTDLSEHRFLLHGVGNIFVCSVCKKEFAFLCNLQQHQRDLHPDKECTHHEFESGTLRPQNFTDPSKANVEHIQSLPEDSLEPSKEEEDEDLNDSSEELYTTIKIMASGVKSKDPDVRMGLNQHYPSFKPPPFQYHHRNPMGIGVTATNFTTHNIPQTFTTAIRCTKCGKSVDNMPELHKHILACASASDKKRYTPKKNPVPLKQTVQPKNGMVVIAGPGKNAFRRMGQPKRLNFNVEISKMSSNKLKISALKKKNQLVQKAILQKKKSAQQKAELKNNPSETDSHICPYCNREFTYIGSLNKHASYSCPKKPISPSSKKNSSKKSASSSSASSEKGNNQRRRTADAEIKMQSMQPHLGKTRARTSGPAQLQLPSASFKSKQNVKFVPPIRSKKPSSSSSLRNSSPLRVSRMAHVDGKKTKVVSKSSSSGISSKASRKLHVRIQRNNKAVLPSKSAVASKKKADRFTVKSRERIGGPITRSLQQAANAEAAENKRDESSTKQELKDFRNLL; encoded by the exons gaaagaaaaagtctcAAGAAAGTAAAAACAAGGGGAAGAAGGCAGTggatacaaaacagaaaaagggtgATTTGGATTCTACTTCTGCAGATATGAGGGATTCCAAAGAGG GTCATAAAGAAGAAGATGAAACACCTTCTGTTTCTGCTGTCCTGTCCCTGGAACAAACAGCTGTGATTCAGGAAATGGTAAATCAAGATGCACTTCCAAAGCTGATGATCCCCAGTCCTTCCAGTGAACCACAAATGGTAACTGAAGACAAACAAGGAGAAGCAATAAACTGTGCATCAGATGATTTAGATGATGATGAAGAGGAGGACGAtgatgaagaggaagatgaagaggagCTAGAAGATACCAGTATGCctaaagaaaatgctgaaatgcCTTTGATGTGTGAAGAAAAGTTAGATTCTATGGAAGAGCAAAAGAGTACGTCAGAGGACTCTCCAGAAAGTTCTCCAAAGAAAAAACTCATTGTGAAAATCCCAAAAGCGAGAGGCGAATCCAACGGTGACGTTCAGGAAACGTTCATGTTTCCCTGCCAGCACTGTGAGAGGAAGTTTACCACCAAGCAGGGGCTGGAACGCCACATGCACATCCACATCTCCACTGTCAACCACGCGTTCAAGTGCCGGTACTGCGGGAAAGCCTTTGGCACCCAAATCAACAGGCGGAGACATGAGCGCCGGCATGAGGCGGGGCCAAAGAGGAAACCATTCCTAACACTGACATCATCACAGCACCTGGATAATGTTGCTGATAACCAAGTCATTGTGGATGAGGGGCTAAAGGATGACTTAAACGTTTCCAGCCTTGTGCAAGACTCTGTCGTCTTGGATTCTGAGAAAGCCTCTCAGGAAATATCCCACTCCGCTTTCGCTGAGGAAAATAAGGAGCCCAAAGAATTGCATCCCTGCAAATACTGCAAAAAGGTTTTTGGAACTCACACCAACATGAGGAGGCATCAGCGTAGGGTTCACGAGCGTCATCTTATTCCCAAAGGTGTCAGAAGAAAAGGGTTCTTCACTGAAGAGCCACCTCTGCAGACAGAGCAGGCCCCACCAGTCCAGAGTGTGTATATAGCAAGTACAGAAATAGAAGAGGAAGGTGAAGTAGATGATGTCTATATTATGGATATTTCCAGCAATAtctctgaaaatttaaattattatattgATGGTAAGATTCAGTCCAACAGCAGTACTAGCAATTGTGATGTGATTCAGATGGAGTCCAACTCTGCAGACTTGTATGGACTGAACTGTATCATCAGTCCAGTCACAGTGGAAATCTCCTCAAATTTAAAGGTTACACAGGCACATGTGAATGAACCTCCCAAGGAACCCTCCAACAGTGGGAGCAATGAATCTAAAAAGAGGAGAACTGCCAGCCCTCCTCTAgtaccaaaaataaaaactgaagtaGACCCAGAACCTATAGCTCCAACTAGTTCTTTAAGTCTTCCTCTTAGCATTTCAACAGAGAGCTTAccttttcataaagaaaaaggtGTTTATTTGTcatcaaaattaaaacagcttCTTCAGACACAGGACAGTAAGAAAACTCCCTCCAGTGAAATCCCTAAACTAGGACCTTCTGTTACATCATCATCAATTTTGCCTCCAGTATCCAGTAGATTTAAGAGGAGGACCAGCTCTCCACCCAGTTCTCCACAGCACAGTCCAGTGCTTCGAGACTTTGTCAAATCAGGTGAGGGGAAAACTGTGTGGAATGATAATGTTCGGAGTTCAAAAATGCCAAAGTTAGAAAGCCACAGCAGCTCACCTGCTTGGAGCTTGActggaagggaggaaaaagagacaCTGAGCCCTCTTTGCTTCGAAGACTATAAAATATCAAAAGAGTGGAAGGCAGCTCCAACTTTTGGCAGTGTGTGCAACCAGCAGCCACTGGATTTATCTAGTGGTGTGAAACAAAGGTCTGATGTCAAAAATAAGAATCAGGTTCCCTGGGAATCTGTTTTAGATCTAAGTGTGCAGAAGAAGCCTTGCAGCGATGCTGAAATGAGGGAATATAAAGAAAATGCCATACAGCCAACCTGTAGTGGTGTTAAAAAGAAGAAGCCAACCACTTGCATGTTGCAGAAGGTTCTGCTGAACGAGTATAACGGCACGGATGCAGGCACAGACAGCACCCCCAGTGTAAACAGCAGCACGAGCCCCAGCAAATCCCTGGAGCCTCAGGCAGAACCTGACGTGGATCCCAGCCTATCCACATCATCTTCTGTTGACACTCAGCCCCTCAgttcctctgcttcccctgtGCCACAGGCATCTGCTGTACCTCCCATGTGCCAGCTGCCTCCTTTGTTAACACCCACcaaccctccctccccaccaccctgcCCTCCTGTGTTAACAGTTGCTACATCACCTCCTCCCCTGCTTCCAACCATGCCCTTACCAACTCCAGATGTCTCTGCCAGTGCCACCAACACTTCTTCTTGTCCATCCCCCCTTTCTAACACTACTACACAGTCCCCACTACCAGTTCTTTCACCTACAGTTTCTCCCTCTCCATCTCCCGCTCCTTCTGTTGAACCTctcatttctgctgcttcaccTGGTCCTCCTACACTCTCTTCgtcatcttcctcctcctcttcctcctccttctcctcctcttcatcttcatcatctccatctccacctCCCCTTTCTGTAGTCTCCTCTGTTGTTTCTTCTGCTGATAATCTTGAAAATCCTCTCCCAGTAATAAAacaggaagaaactgaaaatgaacaacagaaagcaagagaagaTCCTCATACTTCAAGCGAATCAGGAGTCGTGCAGGAAACATTCAATAAAAGCTTTGTGTGCAATGTCTGTGAATcaccttttctttctattaAAGACCTAACGAAGCATTTATCCATTCATGCTGAAGAATGGCCCTTCAAATGTGAATTCTGTGTACAGCTTTTTCGGGATAAAACAGACTTGTCGGAACATCGCTTTCTGCTTCACGGAGTAGGAAATATCTTTGTTTGCTCGGTCTGTAAAAAggaatttgcttttttgtgtaATTTGCAACAGCATCAGCGGGATCTCCATCCAGACAAAGAGTGCACACATCATGAGTTTGAAAGTGGGACGTTGAGACCCCAGAATTTTACTGACCCCAGTAAGGCGAACGTGGAGCACATCCAGAGCCTGCCAGAAGATTCTCTGGAACCTTCtaaagaggaggaagatgaagatCTAAATGATTCCTCTGAAGAGCTTTATACTACGATAAAAATAATGGCTTCTGGAGTAAAATCAAAAGATCCAGATGTTCGTATGGGCCTCAACCAGCACTACCCAAGCTTTAAACCACCTCCCTTTCAGTATCACCATCGTAACCCCATGGGTATTGGAGTTACAGCAACAAACTTCACTACCCACAATATTCCACAGACTTTTACTACTGCCATTCGATGCACAAAATGTGGGAAAAGTGTTGATAACATGCCTGAGTTACACAAACACATACTGGCCTGTGCATCTGCCAGTGACAAAAAGAGGTACACacctaaaaaaaatccagtcccACTGAAACAGACAGTGCAGCCTAAGAATGGCATGGTGGTTATAGCTGGCCCTGGGAAGAACGCCTTCAGACGGATGGGTCAGCCCAAAAGACTTAATTTCAATGTTGAAATTAGCAAAATGTCCtcaaataaactaaaaataagtgcattgaaaaagaaaaaccagctTGTCCAGAAAGCTatcttgcaaaaaaagaaatctgcccagcagaaggcagaattGAAAAATAATCCATCTGAGACAGACTCTCACATCTGCCCCTACTGTAACAGAGAGTTTACCTATATTGGGAGTTTGAATAAACATGCATCATATAGCTGTCCCAAAAAACCCATCTCTCCCTCCTCTAAAAAGAATTCTTCAAAAAAAAGTGCAAGTTCTTCATCTGCAAGCAGTGAGAAAGGCAACAACCAGCGCAGGCGAACAGCAGATGCAGAAATCAAAATGCAAAGCATGCAGCCTCACCTGGGCAAGACGAGAGCAAGAACCTCAGGACCTGCACAACTCCAGctcccctctgcttccttcAAATCTAAACAGAACGTTAAGTTTGTACCTCCCATCCGCTCTAAAAAGCCAAGTTCATCTTCGTCCTTGCGGAACTCAAGTCCTCTGAGGGTCTCCAGGATGGCCCACGTTGATGGGAAAAAAACTAAGGTGGTCTCCAAGAGCAGTTCCTCTGGAATCTCGAGCAAAGCGTCCCGGAAACTGCATGTCAGAATACAAAGGAATAATAAAGCTGTTTTGCCAAGTAAATCTGCTGTGGCAAGTAAGAAAAAGGCAGACAGATTCACTGTAAAATCTAGAGAGAGGATTGGAGGACCCATCACACGAAGCCTACAGCAGGCAGCAAAcgcagaggcagcagaaaacaaaagagatgaAAGCAGTACAAAGCAAGAGCTAAAAGATTTCAG GAATCTCCTGTAA
- the PRDM2 gene encoding PR domain zinc finger protein 2 isoform X6 — translation MRDSKEGHKEEDETPSVSAVLSLEQTAVIQEMVNQDALPKLMIPSPSSEPQMVTEDKQGEAINCASDDLDDDEEEDDDEEEDEEELEDTSMPKENAEMPLMCEEKLDSMEEQKSTSEDSPESSPKKKLIVKIPKARGESNGDVQETFMFPCQHCERKFTTKQGLERHMHIHISTVNHAFKCRYCGKAFGTQINRRRHERRHEAGPKRKPFLTLTSSQHLDNVADNQVIVDEGLKDDLNVSSLVQDSVVLDSEKASQEISHSAFAEENKEPKELHPCKYCKKVFGTHTNMRRHQRRVHERHLIPKGVRRKGFFTEEPPLQTEQAPPVQSVYIASTEIEEEGEVDDVYIMDISSNISENLNYYIDGKIQSNSSTSNCDVIQMESNSADLYGLNCIISPVTVEISSNLKVTQAHVNEPPKEPSNSGSNESKKRRTASPPLVPKIKTEVDPEPIAPTSSLSLPLSISTESLPFHKEKGVYLSSKLKQLLQTQDSKKTPSSEIPKLGPSVTSSSILPPVSSRFKRRTSSPPSSPQHSPVLRDFVKSGEGKTVWNDNVRSSKMPKLESHSSSPAWSLTGREEKETLSPLCFEDYKISKEWKAAPTFGSVCNQQPLDLSSGVKQRSDVKNKNQVPWESVLDLSVQKKPCSDAEMREYKENAIQPTCSGVKKKKPTTCMLQKVLLNEYNGTDAGTDSTPSVNSSTSPSKSLEPQAEPDVDPSLSTSSSVDTQPLSSSASPVPQASAVPPMCQLPPLLTPTNPPSPPPCPPVLTVATSPPPLLPTMPLPTPDVSASATNTSSCPSPLSNTTTQSPLPVLSPTVSPSPSPAPSVEPLISAASPGPPTLSSSSSSSSSSSFSSSSSSSSPSPPPLSVVSSVVSSADNLENPLPVIKQEETENEQQKAREDPHTSSESGVVQETFNKSFVCNVCESPFLSIKDLTKHLSIHAEEWPFKCEFCVQLFRDKTDLSEHRFLLHGVGNIFVCSVCKKEFAFLCNLQQHQRDLHPDKECTHHEFESGTLRPQNFTDPSKANVEHIQSLPEDSLEPSKEEEDEDLNDSSEELYTTIKIMASGVKSKDPDVRMGLNQHYPSFKPPPFQYHHRNPMGIGVTATNFTTHNIPQTFTTAIRCTKCGKSVDNMPELHKHILACASASDKKRYTPKKNPVPLKQTVQPKNGMVVIAGPGKNAFRRMGQPKRLNFNVEISKMSSNKLKISALKKKNQLVQKAILQKKKSAQQKAELKNNPSETDSHICPYCNREFTYIGSLNKHASYSCPKKPISPSSKKNSSKKSASSSSASSEKGNNQRRRTADAEIKMQSMQPHLGKTRARTSGPAQLQLPSASFKSKQNVKFVPPIRSKKPSSSSSLRNSSPLRVSRMAHVDGKKTKVVSKSSSSGISSKASRKLHVRIQRNNKAVLPSKSAVASKKKADRFTVKSRERIGGPITRSLQQAANAEAAENKRDESSTKQELKDFRNLL, via the exons ATGAGGGATTCCAAAGAGG GTCATAAAGAAGAAGATGAAACACCTTCTGTTTCTGCTGTCCTGTCCCTGGAACAAACAGCTGTGATTCAGGAAATGGTAAATCAAGATGCACTTCCAAAGCTGATGATCCCCAGTCCTTCCAGTGAACCACAAATGGTAACTGAAGACAAACAAGGAGAAGCAATAAACTGTGCATCAGATGATTTAGATGATGATGAAGAGGAGGACGAtgatgaagaggaagatgaagaggagCTAGAAGATACCAGTATGCctaaagaaaatgctgaaatgcCTTTGATGTGTGAAGAAAAGTTAGATTCTATGGAAGAGCAAAAGAGTACGTCAGAGGACTCTCCAGAAAGTTCTCCAAAGAAAAAACTCATTGTGAAAATCCCAAAAGCGAGAGGCGAATCCAACGGTGACGTTCAGGAAACGTTCATGTTTCCCTGCCAGCACTGTGAGAGGAAGTTTACCACCAAGCAGGGGCTGGAACGCCACATGCACATCCACATCTCCACTGTCAACCACGCGTTCAAGTGCCGGTACTGCGGGAAAGCCTTTGGCACCCAAATCAACAGGCGGAGACATGAGCGCCGGCATGAGGCGGGGCCAAAGAGGAAACCATTCCTAACACTGACATCATCACAGCACCTGGATAATGTTGCTGATAACCAAGTCATTGTGGATGAGGGGCTAAAGGATGACTTAAACGTTTCCAGCCTTGTGCAAGACTCTGTCGTCTTGGATTCTGAGAAAGCCTCTCAGGAAATATCCCACTCCGCTTTCGCTGAGGAAAATAAGGAGCCCAAAGAATTGCATCCCTGCAAATACTGCAAAAAGGTTTTTGGAACTCACACCAACATGAGGAGGCATCAGCGTAGGGTTCACGAGCGTCATCTTATTCCCAAAGGTGTCAGAAGAAAAGGGTTCTTCACTGAAGAGCCACCTCTGCAGACAGAGCAGGCCCCACCAGTCCAGAGTGTGTATATAGCAAGTACAGAAATAGAAGAGGAAGGTGAAGTAGATGATGTCTATATTATGGATATTTCCAGCAATAtctctgaaaatttaaattattatattgATGGTAAGATTCAGTCCAACAGCAGTACTAGCAATTGTGATGTGATTCAGATGGAGTCCAACTCTGCAGACTTGTATGGACTGAACTGTATCATCAGTCCAGTCACAGTGGAAATCTCCTCAAATTTAAAGGTTACACAGGCACATGTGAATGAACCTCCCAAGGAACCCTCCAACAGTGGGAGCAATGAATCTAAAAAGAGGAGAACTGCCAGCCCTCCTCTAgtaccaaaaataaaaactgaagtaGACCCAGAACCTATAGCTCCAACTAGTTCTTTAAGTCTTCCTCTTAGCATTTCAACAGAGAGCTTAccttttcataaagaaaaaggtGTTTATTTGTcatcaaaattaaaacagcttCTTCAGACACAGGACAGTAAGAAAACTCCCTCCAGTGAAATCCCTAAACTAGGACCTTCTGTTACATCATCATCAATTTTGCCTCCAGTATCCAGTAGATTTAAGAGGAGGACCAGCTCTCCACCCAGTTCTCCACAGCACAGTCCAGTGCTTCGAGACTTTGTCAAATCAGGTGAGGGGAAAACTGTGTGGAATGATAATGTTCGGAGTTCAAAAATGCCAAAGTTAGAAAGCCACAGCAGCTCACCTGCTTGGAGCTTGActggaagggaggaaaaagagacaCTGAGCCCTCTTTGCTTCGAAGACTATAAAATATCAAAAGAGTGGAAGGCAGCTCCAACTTTTGGCAGTGTGTGCAACCAGCAGCCACTGGATTTATCTAGTGGTGTGAAACAAAGGTCTGATGTCAAAAATAAGAATCAGGTTCCCTGGGAATCTGTTTTAGATCTAAGTGTGCAGAAGAAGCCTTGCAGCGATGCTGAAATGAGGGAATATAAAGAAAATGCCATACAGCCAACCTGTAGTGGTGTTAAAAAGAAGAAGCCAACCACTTGCATGTTGCAGAAGGTTCTGCTGAACGAGTATAACGGCACGGATGCAGGCACAGACAGCACCCCCAGTGTAAACAGCAGCACGAGCCCCAGCAAATCCCTGGAGCCTCAGGCAGAACCTGACGTGGATCCCAGCCTATCCACATCATCTTCTGTTGACACTCAGCCCCTCAgttcctctgcttcccctgtGCCACAGGCATCTGCTGTACCTCCCATGTGCCAGCTGCCTCCTTTGTTAACACCCACcaaccctccctccccaccaccctgcCCTCCTGTGTTAACAGTTGCTACATCACCTCCTCCCCTGCTTCCAACCATGCCCTTACCAACTCCAGATGTCTCTGCCAGTGCCACCAACACTTCTTCTTGTCCATCCCCCCTTTCTAACACTACTACACAGTCCCCACTACCAGTTCTTTCACCTACAGTTTCTCCCTCTCCATCTCCCGCTCCTTCTGTTGAACCTctcatttctgctgcttcaccTGGTCCTCCTACACTCTCTTCgtcatcttcctcctcctcttcctcctccttctcctcctcttcatcttcatcatctccatctccacctCCCCTTTCTGTAGTCTCCTCTGTTGTTTCTTCTGCTGATAATCTTGAAAATCCTCTCCCAGTAATAAAacaggaagaaactgaaaatgaacaacagaaagcaagagaagaTCCTCATACTTCAAGCGAATCAGGAGTCGTGCAGGAAACATTCAATAAAAGCTTTGTGTGCAATGTCTGTGAATcaccttttctttctattaAAGACCTAACGAAGCATTTATCCATTCATGCTGAAGAATGGCCCTTCAAATGTGAATTCTGTGTACAGCTTTTTCGGGATAAAACAGACTTGTCGGAACATCGCTTTCTGCTTCACGGAGTAGGAAATATCTTTGTTTGCTCGGTCTGTAAAAAggaatttgcttttttgtgtaATTTGCAACAGCATCAGCGGGATCTCCATCCAGACAAAGAGTGCACACATCATGAGTTTGAAAGTGGGACGTTGAGACCCCAGAATTTTACTGACCCCAGTAAGGCGAACGTGGAGCACATCCAGAGCCTGCCAGAAGATTCTCTGGAACCTTCtaaagaggaggaagatgaagatCTAAATGATTCCTCTGAAGAGCTTTATACTACGATAAAAATAATGGCTTCTGGAGTAAAATCAAAAGATCCAGATGTTCGTATGGGCCTCAACCAGCACTACCCAAGCTTTAAACCACCTCCCTTTCAGTATCACCATCGTAACCCCATGGGTATTGGAGTTACAGCAACAAACTTCACTACCCACAATATTCCACAGACTTTTACTACTGCCATTCGATGCACAAAATGTGGGAAAAGTGTTGATAACATGCCTGAGTTACACAAACACATACTGGCCTGTGCATCTGCCAGTGACAAAAAGAGGTACACacctaaaaaaaatccagtcccACTGAAACAGACAGTGCAGCCTAAGAATGGCATGGTGGTTATAGCTGGCCCTGGGAAGAACGCCTTCAGACGGATGGGTCAGCCCAAAAGACTTAATTTCAATGTTGAAATTAGCAAAATGTCCtcaaataaactaaaaataagtgcattgaaaaagaaaaaccagctTGTCCAGAAAGCTatcttgcaaaaaaagaaatctgcccagcagaaggcagaattGAAAAATAATCCATCTGAGACAGACTCTCACATCTGCCCCTACTGTAACAGAGAGTTTACCTATATTGGGAGTTTGAATAAACATGCATCATATAGCTGTCCCAAAAAACCCATCTCTCCCTCCTCTAAAAAGAATTCTTCAAAAAAAAGTGCAAGTTCTTCATCTGCAAGCAGTGAGAAAGGCAACAACCAGCGCAGGCGAACAGCAGATGCAGAAATCAAAATGCAAAGCATGCAGCCTCACCTGGGCAAGACGAGAGCAAGAACCTCAGGACCTGCACAACTCCAGctcccctctgcttccttcAAATCTAAACAGAACGTTAAGTTTGTACCTCCCATCCGCTCTAAAAAGCCAAGTTCATCTTCGTCCTTGCGGAACTCAAGTCCTCTGAGGGTCTCCAGGATGGCCCACGTTGATGGGAAAAAAACTAAGGTGGTCTCCAAGAGCAGTTCCTCTGGAATCTCGAGCAAAGCGTCCCGGAAACTGCATGTCAGAATACAAAGGAATAATAAAGCTGTTTTGCCAAGTAAATCTGCTGTGGCAAGTAAGAAAAAGGCAGACAGATTCACTGTAAAATCTAGAGAGAGGATTGGAGGACCCATCACACGAAGCCTACAGCAGGCAGCAAAcgcagaggcagcagaaaacaaaagagatgaAAGCAGTACAAAGCAAGAGCTAAAAGATTTCAG GAATCTCCTGTAA